One segment of Streptomyces sp. YIM 121038 DNA contains the following:
- the ctaD gene encoding cytochrome c oxidase subunit I, with protein MAAEADRPSWTEWLTTTDHKRIGTLYLVTAFVFFIVGGVMALFMRAELARPGLQIMSNEQFNQAFTMHGSIMLLMFAMPLFTGFANWIMPLQIGAPDVAFPRLNMLSFWLFLFGSTIAAAGFLTPGGAADFGWFLYAPLSDAVHSPGVGADLWIMGVALSGFGSIAGAVNFITTIICMRAPGMTMFRMPIFTWNVLLTALLVLMVFPVLAAALFALECDRKFGSHVFDPANGGALLWQHLFWFFGHPEVYILALPFFGIVSEVIPVFSRKPMFGYMGLVGATIAIAGLSVTVWAHHMYVTGGVLLPFFSFMTFLIAVPTGVKFFNWIGTMWKGSLSFETPMLWTVGFLITFVFGGLTGVILASPPMDFHLSDSYFVVAHFHYTVFGTVVYAMFAGFHFWWPKFTGKMLDERLGKLTFWTLTAGFHLTFLVQHWLGAEGMPRRYADYLSADGFTALNTLSTIGSFLLGLSLLPFFYNVWKTAKYGEPVGGDDPWGYGRSLEWATSCPPPRHNFARLPRIRSESPAFDLHHPEVAELEGAAR; from the coding sequence GTGGCCGCCGAGGCGGACCGGCCGTCGTGGACGGAGTGGCTGACCACCACCGACCACAAGAGGATCGGGACGCTGTACCTGGTCACCGCGTTCGTCTTCTTCATCGTCGGCGGTGTGATGGCCCTGTTCATGCGGGCCGAGCTGGCCCGGCCCGGGCTGCAGATCATGTCGAACGAGCAGTTCAACCAGGCCTTCACGATGCACGGTTCGATCATGCTCCTGATGTTCGCCATGCCGTTGTTCACCGGCTTCGCGAACTGGATCATGCCGTTGCAGATCGGCGCCCCGGACGTGGCCTTCCCGCGCCTGAACATGCTGTCCTTCTGGCTGTTCCTGTTCGGCTCCACGATCGCGGCCGCCGGTTTCCTCACCCCGGGCGGAGCCGCCGACTTCGGCTGGTTCCTCTACGCCCCGCTGTCCGACGCGGTGCACTCGCCGGGCGTCGGAGCCGACCTGTGGATCATGGGTGTGGCCCTGTCCGGGTTCGGGTCGATCGCGGGCGCGGTCAACTTCATCACCACCATCATCTGCATGCGCGCACCGGGCATGACGATGTTCCGGATGCCGATCTTCACCTGGAACGTCCTCCTCACCGCGCTCCTGGTCCTGATGGTCTTCCCCGTCCTCGCGGCGGCCCTGTTCGCCCTGGAGTGCGACCGCAAGTTCGGCAGCCACGTCTTCGACCCGGCCAACGGCGGGGCGCTGTTGTGGCAACACCTCTTCTGGTTCTTCGGCCACCCCGAGGTGTACATCCTGGCGCTGCCGTTCTTCGGGATCGTCAGCGAGGTCATCCCCGTCTTCTCCCGCAAGCCGATGTTCGGCTACATGGGCCTGGTCGGCGCGACCATCGCGATCGCCGGTCTGTCCGTGACCGTGTGGGCGCACCACATGTACGTCACCGGCGGGGTGCTGCTGCCCTTCTTCTCCTTCATGACCTTCCTCATCGCCGTGCCCACCGGCGTGAAGTTCTTCAACTGGATCGGCACCATGTGGAAGGGCTCACTCAGCTTCGAGACCCCGATGCTGTGGACCGTCGGCTTCCTCATCACCTTCGTCTTCGGCGGCCTGACCGGCGTCATCCTCGCCTCGCCGCCGATGGACTTCCACCTCTCGGACTCCTACTTCGTGGTGGCCCACTTCCACTACACGGTCTTCGGCACGGTCGTGTACGCGATGTTCGCCGGATTCCACTTCTGGTGGCCCAAGTTCACCGGCAAGATGCTCGACGAGCGCCTCGGCAAGCTCACCTTCTGGACGCTCACGGCGGGCTTCCACCTCACCTTCCTCGTCCAGCACTGGCTCGGGGCCGAGGGCATGCCCCGCCGGTACGCCGACTACCTCTCCGCCGACGGCTTCACGGCCCTCAACACCCTGTCCACGATCGGCTCGTTCCTGCTCGGCCTGTCCCTGCTGCCGTTCTTCTACAACGTCTGGAAGACCGCCAAGTACGGCGAGCCCGTCGGCGGCGACGACCCCTGGGGCTACGGCCGGTCCCTGGAGTGGGCGACCTCCTGCCCGCCCCCGCGGCACAACTTCGCCCGGCTCCCCCGCATCCGCTCCGAGTCCCCGGCCTTCGACCTGCACCACCCGGAGGTCGCCGAGCTCGAAGGGGCGGCGAGGTAG
- a CDS encoding GNAT family N-acetyltransferase: MTLPTPTTPPLCTERLDFTPYRPEDEDHFVALLRNEVVCRWMGQDQVPEPDLRNLFKAIFTDVYPQRLFDVWGVWHDGTYIGHAECKKTGNVDGHELITALLPEYWGKGFGTEAVYGLMRHAAENLGLKEVYGMVGAENAASLALCRRLNAQHVRDVVGDDGTVTKMILIPLTDLI, encoded by the coding sequence ATGACGCTGCCGACGCCCACCACGCCACCCCTGTGCACCGAGCGCTTGGACTTCACGCCCTACCGCCCCGAGGACGAGGACCACTTCGTCGCCCTCCTGCGCAACGAGGTGGTCTGCCGCTGGATGGGCCAGGACCAGGTTCCCGAGCCCGACCTGCGCAACCTGTTCAAGGCGATCTTCACCGATGTGTATCCCCAACGCCTCTTCGACGTATGGGGCGTCTGGCACGACGGCACGTACATCGGCCATGCGGAGTGCAAGAAGACCGGCAATGTCGACGGCCACGAACTGATCACCGCGCTGCTTCCGGAGTACTGGGGGAAGGGATTCGGCACCGAGGCCGTGTACGGCCTGATGCGGCACGCCGCCGAGAACCTCGGCCTCAAGGAGGTGTACGGCATGGTCGGCGCGGAGAACGCCGCGAGCCTCGCGCTGTGCCGGCGCCTGAACGCCCAGCACGTCCGTGACGTCGTGGGCGACGACGGCACCGTGACCAAGATGATCCTGATCCCGCTCACCGACCTGATCTGA
- a CDS encoding GAF domain-containing protein, with the protein MNLGHGLELPQVLRDIVEAAVTLTDAEYGALGVIGDGRRLSQFLPVGMADELAARIGQAPCGRGILGELIRNPAPLRLTDLGRHPASFGFPAHHPPMRTFLGVPIRVRDEVFGNLYLTEKRGGAGFDADDEAVLTTLANAAGVAIDNARLYHESRRRERWLEALSEITRSLFAGTATREVLRLIARRASEVADADLAAVLLPAPAGGDLLTVEVAHGPGAAHMEGVTLPARGSLAGLAARNGEAVATADADSDPRAHPLGAAAYGPTIVVPLPQGTSAPGALRLSRRSGRPAFDDTEVPLVSRFADQAAIALELARHRTESEELAVLKERDRIARDLHDLAIQRIFATGMTLRSATRMVEHPDAAERVARAVRDLDTTVEIIRSTIFELRSAGDARGGPGLRHRLPETARLAAQSLGFSPSLRIDGPVDSTVPADVAEHVLAVAAEALSNVARHARAAHADVVLAVPGTGDELTLTVTDDGAGICGPGNSAGRSGGLANLRSRAEQYAGTLTVESPEAGGTRVVWRVPLPGD; encoded by the coding sequence ATGAACCTGGGACACGGCCTCGAACTCCCCCAGGTCCTGCGGGACATCGTGGAGGCGGCGGTCACGCTCACCGACGCCGAGTACGGGGCCCTCGGCGTGATCGGTGACGGCCGCCGCCTCTCGCAGTTCCTGCCGGTGGGCATGGCCGACGAGCTGGCCGCCCGGATCGGGCAGGCGCCCTGCGGACGCGGCATCCTGGGCGAACTGATCCGCAATCCTGCGCCGCTCCGCCTGACGGATCTCGGCCGCCACCCGGCCAGCTTCGGCTTTCCCGCGCACCATCCGCCGATGCGGACGTTCCTCGGGGTGCCCATCCGGGTGCGCGACGAGGTGTTCGGCAACCTCTACCTGACCGAGAAGCGCGGCGGCGCGGGATTCGACGCCGACGACGAGGCCGTCCTGACGACGCTGGCCAACGCCGCCGGAGTGGCGATCGACAACGCCCGCCTTTACCACGAGAGCCGTCGGCGCGAGCGCTGGCTGGAGGCGCTCAGCGAGATCACCCGCAGTCTCTTCGCGGGGACCGCGACCCGCGAGGTCCTGCGCCTGATCGCCCGCCGCGCGAGCGAGGTGGCCGACGCCGACCTCGCCGCCGTACTGCTCCCGGCCCCCGCGGGCGGCGACCTGCTCACCGTGGAGGTGGCGCACGGCCCCGGCGCCGCGCACATGGAGGGCGTGACCCTGCCCGCGCGGGGATCCCTCGCCGGGCTCGCCGCACGCAACGGCGAGGCCGTGGCCACCGCGGACGCCGACAGCGACCCGCGCGCCCATCCGCTCGGCGCGGCGGCGTACGGCCCGACCATCGTGGTCCCGCTGCCCCAGGGCACATCGGCCCCCGGCGCCCTGCGCCTGAGCAGGCGATCCGGCCGCCCGGCCTTCGACGACACCGAGGTGCCGCTGGTCTCGCGCTTCGCCGACCAGGCCGCGATCGCCCTCGAACTGGCCCGGCACCGCACCGAGTCGGAGGAGCTCGCCGTCCTCAAGGAGCGCGACCGCATCGCCCGTGACCTGCACGACCTGGCGATCCAGCGCATCTTCGCCACCGGCATGACGCTGCGGAGCGCGACCCGCATGGTCGAGCATCCGGACGCCGCCGAACGCGTGGCCCGGGCGGTGCGGGACCTGGACACCACCGTCGAGATCATCCGGTCGACCATCTTCGAGCTGCGGTCCGCGGGCGACGCCCGGGGCGGGCCCGGGCTGCGCCACCGACTGCCGGAGACCGCCCGCCTCGCCGCCCAGTCCCTGGGCTTCAGCCCGTCCCTGCGCATCGACGGACCCGTGGACTCCACCGTGCCGGCCGACGTGGCCGAGCACGTCCTCGCCGTGGCCGCCGAGGCCCTCAGTAACGTCGCCCGGCACGCCCGGGCCGCTCACGCGGACGTGGTGCTCGCCGTTCCGGGCACGGGGGACGAGCTCACGCTCACGGTGACGGACGACGGGGCGGGCATCTGTGGGCCGGGTAACTCCGCGGGGCGCAGCGGCGGTCTGGCCAATCTGCGCTCCCGGGCCGAGCAGTACGCCGGGACCCTGACCGTCGAGTCTCCGGAAGCGGGCGGCACCCGCGTGGTGTGGCGGGTGCCGCTGCCCGGCGACTGA
- a CDS encoding ATP-binding protein yields the protein MITAQYAQPSRTGTGAIPPAPAAPAGPATVHRESLATLAATAAAAPALRRLATTSARAWRLDAATREALALVVTELVTNVILHSGSPRVTLRLRLLTGVLRVEVHDTGCWHRRVTRRADRQTTAPDDATADLLHAESGRGLALVEAYAAHTTIRPSRTGTTVLAELPLP from the coding sequence ATGATCACCGCCCAGTACGCGCAACCGTCCCGAACGGGCACCGGTGCGATCCCGCCCGCGCCCGCGGCGCCCGCTGGCCCGGCCACCGTGCACCGCGAGTCGCTGGCCACGCTGGCGGCCACCGCCGCCGCGGCTCCGGCCCTGCGCCGCTTGGCGACGACGTCCGCGCGGGCCTGGCGCCTCGATGCCGCCACCCGCGAGGCGCTGGCGCTCGTCGTCACTGAGCTGGTCACAAATGTCATACTGCACAGCGGCAGCCCCCGTGTCACCCTGCGGCTGCGTCTCCTGACCGGCGTCCTGCGCGTCGAGGTCCACGACACCGGCTGCTGGCACCGCCGGGTGACGCGCCGCGCCGACCGGCAGACCACCGCGCCGGACGACGCCACGGCGGACCTCCTGCACGCCGAGTCCGGCCGCGGCCTCGCCCTCGTGGAGGCCTACGCCGCCCACACCACGATCCGCCCCTCCCGCACGGGCACGACCGTCCTGGCCGAACTCCCCCTGCCCTGA
- a CDS encoding VOC family protein: MIRKLQAVALDCADPVRLATFYAELLGGRVVADPGDSDWVEVHGFEGTPLACQRVDGYRPPEWPGQQHPQQLHLDFDVDDLEVEEKRALGLGATVLERTDQLRPEANWRVYADPAGHPFCLCLH, encoded by the coding sequence ATGATTCGGAAGCTGCAAGCGGTCGCGCTGGACTGTGCGGATCCGGTACGGCTCGCGACGTTCTACGCGGAGCTGCTCGGCGGCAGAGTGGTCGCGGATCCGGGGGACTCCGACTGGGTCGAAGTGCACGGGTTCGAGGGGACACCGCTGGCCTGCCAGCGCGTGGACGGCTACCGACCGCCCGAGTGGCCGGGCCAGCAGCACCCGCAACAGCTCCACCTGGACTTCGACGTCGACGACCTCGAAGTGGAGGAGAAGCGGGCCCTGGGCCTCGGCGCCACGGTCCTTGAGCGGACGGACCAGCTCCGCCCGGAGGCCAACTGGCGTGTGTACGCGGACCCGGCAGGGCACCCGTTCTGCCTCTGCCTGCACTGA
- a CDS encoding PadR family transcriptional regulator has protein sequence MAAHAAALGTAAWTRAALPLCLLGVLDSEAKSYGYALLSRLADAGLTGVKPAALYPALGRLEEEGAVEIEWGAGEGGPGRKYYRITEAGRQRLRRERAAWHAFTARVATLADGAGDEE, from the coding sequence GTGGCAGCACACGCGGCAGCCCTTGGGACGGCGGCCTGGACCCGGGCGGCCCTGCCGCTCTGCCTTCTCGGAGTCCTCGACAGCGAGGCCAAGAGCTATGGGTACGCCCTGCTCAGCCGCCTCGCCGACGCGGGACTCACCGGCGTGAAGCCCGCCGCCCTCTACCCCGCCCTCGGCCGCCTCGAAGAGGAAGGCGCCGTCGAGATCGAGTGGGGCGCGGGAGAGGGCGGGCCCGGGCGCAAGTACTACCGGATCACCGAGGCCGGGCGGCAGCGACTGCGGCGGGAGCGGGCCGCGTGGCACGCGTTCACCGCCAGGGTCGCCACGCTCGCCGACGGTGCGGGGGACGAGGAGTAG
- a CDS encoding methyltransferase — MGDRGSAGERGAHGGDGGGAALIDAALGFVFPAALRAAALARVADHLADGPRAPAELAAATDTDPAALTRVLRLLATRGLFGEDEQGRFRLEAAGQALRSDVPGSVRDGVLMITDRTFWLPAGRMDHCLSTGGSVFEEIFTRPFFDHFAQDAKTAAVFHDGMAAMSGVENGPIAGSYDFPKTGTVVDVGGGQGGFLAAILRAGPGLSGVLYDRAHVVAGHRLADDAALAGRWSTAEGDFFTDVPKGDVVVLKRILHDWQDEQCVRLLRACRRALAPGGRILVVDAVIAPDNRPHQAKDLDLLMMASLVGRERTHEDFRAVLAEAGLRLTRVVPTPTVLSIVEAQAVDDA, encoded by the coding sequence ATGGGCGACAGGGGCAGTGCTGGTGAGCGGGGTGCGCACGGCGGGGACGGGGGAGGTGCCGCACTCATCGACGCGGCGCTCGGCTTCGTGTTCCCGGCCGCGCTCAGGGCGGCCGCGCTCGCGCGCGTGGCCGACCACCTGGCCGACGGGCCGCGCGCGCCCGCGGAGTTGGCCGCCGCCACCGATACCGACCCGGCGGCCCTGACCCGGGTGCTCCGGCTGCTCGCCACGCGGGGCCTGTTCGGCGAGGACGAGCAGGGCCGCTTCCGCCTGGAGGCGGCAGGGCAGGCATTGCGGTCCGACGTCCCGGGCTCGGTGCGGGACGGGGTCCTCATGATCACCGACCGTACGTTCTGGCTCCCGGCGGGCCGGATGGACCACTGCCTGAGCACCGGCGGATCCGTCTTCGAGGAGATCTTCACCCGGCCGTTCTTCGACCACTTCGCCCAGGACGCCAAGACCGCGGCCGTCTTCCACGACGGCATGGCCGCCATGTCCGGCGTGGAGAACGGACCGATCGCCGGCTCCTACGACTTCCCGAAGACCGGCACCGTCGTGGACGTCGGCGGCGGCCAGGGCGGGTTCCTCGCCGCGATCCTGCGGGCCGGGCCGGGGCTCAGCGGTGTGCTGTACGACCGGGCCCACGTCGTGGCCGGGCACCGCCTCGCCGACGACGCGGCACTCGCCGGACGGTGGTCCACCGCGGAGGGTGACTTCTTCACCGACGTGCCCAAGGGCGACGTCGTCGTCCTCAAGCGCATCCTGCACGACTGGCAGGACGAGCAGTGCGTCCGCCTGCTGCGCGCCTGCCGCCGCGCGCTCGCCCCGGGCGGGCGGATCCTCGTGGTGGACGCGGTCATCGCACCCGACAACCGCCCCCATCAGGCCAAGGACCTGGACCTGTTGATGATGGCTTCGCTGGTGGGGCGTGAGCGCACGCACGAGGACTTCCGCGCCGTGCTGGCCGAGGCGGGCCTGCGGCTGACCCGTGTCGTCCCCACTCCCACCGTCCTGAGCATCGTCGAGGCCCAGGCCGTGGACGACGCGTAG
- a CDS encoding GNAT family protein produces the protein MLRGNKVGLRARHEDDMPVLQAELHDDVVNQARSDTRPWRPITPGSKESPFAVDDKEQRHAAFSVVELEGGTLVGDAVLWNIDQHNRSAHIGLGLLPTSRGKGYGTDVVGVLCHYGFVVRGLHRLQIETLADNPAMLRSAERNGFVREGVLRSSAWVMGEFVDEVLLGLLVRDWKPDLASS, from the coding sequence ATGTTGAGAGGGAACAAGGTCGGGCTCAGGGCCCGGCACGAGGACGACATGCCCGTCCTGCAGGCCGAACTCCACGACGACGTGGTCAACCAGGCCCGGTCCGACACCCGGCCGTGGCGGCCGATCACGCCCGGCTCGAAGGAGTCGCCCTTCGCGGTGGACGACAAGGAGCAGCGTCACGCCGCCTTCTCCGTCGTGGAGTTGGAGGGCGGCACGCTGGTCGGCGACGCGGTGCTGTGGAACATCGACCAGCACAACCGGTCCGCGCACATCGGCCTCGGACTGCTGCCGACCTCGCGCGGCAAGGGCTACGGCACGGACGTGGTCGGGGTCCTGTGTCACTACGGCTTCGTGGTGCGCGGCCTGCACCGCCTGCAGATCGAGACCCTGGCGGACAACCCCGCGATGCTGCGCTCCGCCGAGCGCAACGGCTTCGTCCGCGAGGGGGTGCTTCGCTCCTCGGCCTGGGTGATGGGCGAGTTCGTCGACGAGGTGCTGCTGGGCCTCCTCGTGCGGGACTGGAAGCCGGACCTCGCCTCGTCGTGA
- a CDS encoding globin domain-containing protein produces MQTDPTDQFEEYRVLLARQEAKRLRQSLLDPAPTGAGSPGAGTGGDRHDGAEDHRLITESLPLVIPFDRLISELYAAMFDQHPYLRRLFPESLDFQRAHLEQAFRYLIDHLDRPDEVTAFCRRLGRDHRKLGVRPVHYEVFETALVEALRRRGGSWWRQDAEEAWKRMLRRAVAAMVRGAEAALAERPFWHATVTGHRQCRPDLAVLRVSPTEPFPYRAGQYALLQSPLLARAWRPFSVACAPRPDGELQFHVRRTGPGGVSDALVNRTRVGDSLLVGPAQGTMTLRDGDLRHDVLIAASGTGWAGARALLQDLARRRLPGRTARLFLGARTRDELYAAAAAADLESRHPWLSTVTVVGAAAEGDALADAIARCPAFSRGPVFVSGPPALATTVRRLSALGLPANRIRHDLTASAPQGPGV; encoded by the coding sequence GTGCAGACCGACCCCACCGACCAGTTCGAGGAATACCGCGTACTGCTCGCGCGACAGGAGGCGAAGCGGTTGCGGCAGAGCCTGCTGGACCCCGCCCCCACCGGTGCGGGGTCACCCGGTGCAGGGACCGGCGGCGACCGTCACGACGGAGCCGAGGACCACCGGCTGATCACCGAGTCGCTGCCCCTCGTCATCCCCTTCGACCGGCTCATCTCGGAGCTGTACGCGGCGATGTTCGACCAGCACCCGTATCTGCGGCGCCTCTTCCCCGAGTCGCTGGACTTCCAGCGGGCCCATCTGGAACAGGCCTTCCGCTATCTGATCGACCACCTGGACCGCCCGGACGAGGTGACCGCCTTCTGCCGCCGCCTGGGCCGCGACCACCGCAAGCTGGGCGTGCGCCCCGTGCACTACGAGGTGTTCGAGACGGCCCTGGTGGAGGCGTTGCGCCGCCGTGGCGGCAGCTGGTGGCGCCAGGACGCGGAAGAGGCGTGGAAGCGCATGCTGCGGCGGGCGGTGGCAGCCATGGTGCGGGGCGCGGAGGCGGCTCTCGCGGAACGGCCCTTCTGGCACGCCACGGTGACGGGCCACCGGCAGTGCCGGCCGGACCTGGCCGTGCTCCGGGTCTCCCCCACCGAGCCGTTTCCGTACCGCGCGGGTCAGTACGCCCTGCTCCAGTCGCCGCTCCTGGCGCGGGCCTGGCGCCCGTTCAGCGTGGCGTGCGCCCCGCGCCCGGACGGCGAGCTGCAGTTCCACGTCCGCCGCACCGGTCCGGGCGGGGTGAGCGACGCCCTGGTGAACCGCACCCGCGTCGGGGACTCGCTTCTCGTCGGCCCCGCGCAGGGGACGATGACGCTCAGGGACGGCGACCTCCGGCACGACGTGCTGATCGCGGCGAGCGGCACCGGCTGGGCCGGTGCCAGGGCGCTCCTCCAGGACCTGGCCCGGCGCCGCCTGCCGGGCCGGACCGCCCGGCTGTTCCTCGGCGCGCGCACCCGGGACGAGCTGTACGCCGCGGCCGCCGCGGCCGATCTGGAGAGCCGCCATCCGTGGCTGAGCACCGTCACCGTCGTCGGTGCGGCCGCCGAGGGCGACGCGCTGGCCGACGCCATCGCCCGGTGTCCGGCCTTCTCACGCGGGCCCGTCTTCGTGAGCGGCCCGCCCGCCCTGGCCACCACGGTGCGGCGCCTGTCCGCCCTTGGCCTGCCCGCTAACCGGATACGCCACGACCTGACCGCATCCGCGCCCCAGGGGCCCGGGGTCTGA
- a CDS encoding MbtH family NRPS accessory protein has protein sequence MDENTRYQVLRNDEDQYSLWPIDVDVPAGWHRTDKEGTEAECSAYVDQIWTDMRPRSLRERMEREASR, from the coding sequence ATGGACGAGAACACCCGCTACCAGGTGCTGCGCAACGACGAGGACCAGTACTCGCTGTGGCCCATAGACGTCGACGTCCCGGCGGGCTGGCACCGCACGGACAAGGAGGGCACCGAAGCCGAGTGCTCCGCCTACGTCGACCAGATCTGGACCGACATGCGTCCCCGCAGCCTGCGCGAGCGAATGGAACGAGAGGCATCCCGATGA
- a CDS encoding response regulator transcription factor produces MEARTHNDTVPAPVSPLRVFVLDDHEVVRRGIRDLLDAEPDIVVAGEASDAAEALARVPAVRPDVAVLDVRLGEGGSGDHAGVEVCRELRARMPDLACLMLTSFDDDEALFDAIMAGAAGYVLKRIDGSDLVHAVRTVAGGASMLDPRATARVMARLRDPEPEPARAPELERLSPREAEILALIGEGLTNRQIADRLFLAEKTIKNRVSSILTKLGVGRRVQAAVIAERLREQQVARR; encoded by the coding sequence GTGGAAGCACGTACACACAACGACACCGTTCCCGCGCCCGTTTCGCCGCTGCGGGTCTTCGTCCTCGACGACCACGAGGTGGTGCGGCGAGGCATACGGGACCTGCTGGACGCCGAGCCCGACATCGTGGTGGCCGGGGAGGCCTCGGACGCCGCCGAGGCGCTCGCCCGCGTCCCCGCCGTCCGGCCGGACGTCGCGGTCCTCGACGTACGCCTCGGCGAGGGCGGCAGCGGCGACCACGCGGGCGTGGAGGTGTGCCGGGAGCTGCGGGCCCGGATGCCGGACCTCGCCTGTCTGATGCTCACGTCGTTCGACGACGACGAGGCGCTGTTCGACGCGATCATGGCGGGCGCGGCCGGGTACGTGCTCAAGCGGATCGACGGCTCGGACCTGGTGCACGCCGTGCGGACGGTGGCGGGCGGGGCGTCGATGCTCGACCCGCGCGCGACCGCCCGGGTGATGGCGCGGCTGCGCGATCCGGAGCCCGAGCCCGCCCGCGCGCCGGAGCTGGAGCGCCTTTCACCGCGCGAGGCGGAGATCCTGGCGCTGATCGGCGAGGGCCTGACGAACCGGCAGATCGCCGACCGGCTGTTCCTCGCCGAGAAGACCATCAAGAACCGGGTCTCGTCCATCCTGACCAAGCTCGGCGTCGGCCGCCGCGTCCAGGCGGCGGTGATCGCCGAGCGGCTGCGCGAGCAGCAGGTCGCCCGGCGCTAG